TctggatatatatatgcattttttttttattaaaattatatattaatattaccTTATTTTAGTATCTTTTCTCAATCTATACCAGTGAGGTACAGGCCTATTTTGCTTCTTGCATTTTCCAAGTCTTTGTTTTAATCTGAATGTTTTAATTGATccctaaaaaaaaaaaaaaaaaaaaaaacacaattATTTTAACATGTTATATAGTTCAAAGAGTTTAAATTAAGAttgataaattttttatttaatcacattattatgtataagttttttttttttttttaccatttttaagAAAAACGTATTTAAGTGATAATGTTATAAAAGTTTCAAAGCTTTGTTTTAAATTGGGAAAGCTATCTTAAATTtgattttaaattttaaaggaaaatttttatttgcttataattaataaataaaatttttattttcaattgaaaaaaattatttattcatattttacattatatattgtcaacatttaatatataaataatttatatcttttttatgtatataaaaatattaagaaaaaaaaaaatatatatatataagcataataatatataagcataataatatataagcataataatatataagcataataatatatatgcataataatattatatgcataataatattatatgcataataatattatatgcatagtATATATGCCACCTATTATATGccaaataataaatacataaaaaacatgaaagggaaaaaaattgtatataccTATAAACCCCTATGGCTCTATCAGCAtgcattatataataatatttattttagtatatgggaaattaaaaaaaaaaaaaaaaaaaatatatatatatatatatatatgtagtatgtatgtatgaatattttccgccatttaaatttattattgttcTATAAAAACAGGAATATTATAGCGCTAAAAGaatgtattaaaaatatttgtttaaaaaatgagtttattaaaaatttcataaataatttttattatttaaaggTAATAATGTATttcaattattataattttattaataggcttaattctttattatttatttacctatataaaaaataacaacatTTTAAAGATATATAATAGGACTTGttgccattttttttaaaatagcaagttaataataatattgaaaaaatacaaatattttatgaatgtaaaatataataaaaacttGAAATTATAAggtatagaaaaatatatttgtttaaaacgaattagtatatatatatgtatgcatatataataaaaattataatttttgtacAAATAGAAatgaatttattataataattaatttatattcattatatataaattagtgGAGATTAAAAAACAgttttaacaaaattattttatattttgatatgtTTTAAGCAAACAAAATAAAGTAataactatatatacatgatATTTATGTGGATATGTAATGTCTTTtccaaatatattaacaaaagTTTATATATGAGTTAAactacattataataattatttatcattttatacGATTTTTATGTTGGGTTTTTCATAGATTTCgtgtttattaaaaaatatattaaaacataaatatttattattctgACAATTCCAAACACTAATATATTGTGGAATATacaactattttaaatacaAACATAGAATgagttaatttttttttttcatctaaaTTAACACATTTAtcttaacaaaaaaaaaagacaaaacaataaaaaagaaaaaaattaaaccAAAAATTCTATAAAATTCTCAAAAAATGTCTCGTAATTTTCACAATGTGCCCGTATGCTCAGtttatacaatttatttCCATTGGTTTTATTCTGTATAATTAAAAAGgatgaaatttttttttataaaagatATATCATACTTACACATATGTCATGCAATGTTcccttttttataattaccATATTTTGGTGAAATTCGATAGTAGCATTAAACTGGTTATTTAGGCAAAGATAAAAAGACCAGATATCGCAATAATACGAGTTTTGCAAccttttataaaaaaaaaagaagaagcaatataataatattaacacaaaaaagctaattcatatatatatacatatacatatatacattccCTTACATGTAGTCATTCTTAAATAAGTTGATAATTGTAGGAGTAGCCATAGATACAGTTGTTGTTGTTATTTCAAAATTtgcatttattattttttcaatgtTTCTCTTTTCTCGATCACTTTCAAGTAAGCATTCTTCAGATCTCACTAAGCTGAGGCAAACAAATTaagaaaatttatttaattatttgattatttattttgcatAAATTATGATGTGCACACAAATGAATAACTCTCTCTCTCtctctctatatatatatatatatatatgtatgtatgtgtgtgtgtgtgtgaaGATGTAGATAGGTAATTATATGGTTTAAATCCAATAACATATGTACAAACTTGCACAAattgagaaaaaataatttaccaGTTCATTTCCCCTATAGCATTGTGATCTGGTTTAAGAAAGTATTCAAGGGTCAAAGCTTTTGATTTAttatcttaaaaaaaaaaaaaaaataaaataataaaataaataaacaaataaacaaataaataacataAGGTTTATGGTTATATAATTGTTAATTTCTTGTCCTCGAATATattatgtgaaaaaaaaaaaaaaaaaaaaaaactagtATGGATCTATCATAATTTgaggaaaatatatttattttattaacttacctttttgataaaatgttttataaagaattttttttttttgtacttttaaaacttttattttattttgattgcaatttatattttgttcttttaatataatttttaatatatacaaaaattttGCATCATCAATTTGTTTAACAACactaaaaacaatttttttattttcattattttttccaaatattttattttctatgatttttttaatttcttccTTAGAATTTATACTTAATAAACTTcttaacatattattttttatgatttcattttcacttgtatttatattttcgttggattctattttttttccaataaATTTTTCTAAGATTTgtccatttattttatcattaattAAATCACATTTTTCAGAAGTGagataattatataatataacaggattatcattttgtatatttgatgtatttacattttcaattttatttccttcttcattttttaaatataagtTATATGCTTCATTCTGTTTTCTACaacttttattatatgatgaAATATTCATTGACatgaataaatttatattatccttACCAacatttatatcattaaacattataaatgtttcatattgttttttatttttgaaaaaagcgtgtttgttaatattatctTCGAATTCGCTTTCTTCAAATTCGTTTTCAAACCCTTTTTCATCTCCCCTTTCAACTTCAACTTCaacttcttttttttcaacttcttttttttcaacttttttttcatcttcttttttttcacaattgAGATTATCCTCCGGCTTATTTGCTTCATTTGAATGTTGTGGcacatttaataaatttgtattttgtttgttttcCTTAATAGTTAAATTGTTTATTACAGTTTCAGTTTTGTTATTACTTTGGAGTAACATATTATTTGATAAGttggatatatttatatcagcATTTGATTTtgtgtttattttttcattttctggcttattatcaaataattcatttatatttttacaaatagATGTAGAACCATATtcaatagcattttttttttctgttgaattttctatatttatgttaGTAGGAATAGAATTCATAGCtccattatatattttatcattttctttttttatttctttatttcctttatcattaataaaagaaatattagtaattaaattttcataattggCTATATGCTTATCTATACATTCGAATGATTTTTGAGCTTGGTTTTCTTTTaaatcattttcttcatttttataatctgAGATAGTTGATTCTGTTACTGAATTTTctgatatttttatatttggaaATGACCCATCTTGATGATAAACCTTTTGTCCATTTTCAACTTCATTCAATTtcacattattataatatgaaGAAAATTGATATTGATCATTTTTTCTGGCCATAgcaccatttttattattccatgtATTTACATCATTATCagatgtttttattttatgataaaattcGTTACCAGAACCCATCATCATTATGTTCATATCTTTTGTATTAGatgcattatttttattgtttccAGAACCATTTTCTttgtaaattatattattattgttatttttcaaatttccATTCATAGAAACATTATTTCCTGTGAGAGCTGTGTAATTGATAGTTCCAatagtattattataattattattatgaattatataattattattattattatgatcaACTATTTGCATATTTTCTGATTTTCCTATGTCactattatacatatttccctttatgttattatttaatagaTTTGCTTCTGAATTTGTTAACTGTTGTTCAATAAATTGTTTAGATGCTGTTCCACAATTTAgtaagttattattattattattatcaaggGATATGTGAGGTGATGGTTGATTTTTATCTAATTCAgaattattcatattaattggtaattttgtaatattttGTGAAATTTTTCCaagtattttattttttgagtttgacaataaaatatcattACCAGATGATCCAGATGATGTATTAAcactttctttttttttttttcttacatttttttttccattatttaaaaattgatTTCCATCAATATTTGATAAATCAATTGTTTTTGAAGTTTCTATttgttttcttttatttcctattttttggtatccattttttatttcctgaAAATGTGGATTCATGTTAAATTTTGACTGATCCTTATTATTCGTTCCTTGTGAGATATtgttaataattaaattatctACATTGttgttattaatatttttcatgttatttttcatattattattattatgtattgtgttaaaatttatatgacTATTTAATCCTATAATTCCATCACTATTTAATGgtgtattatttatatatcctACTTTTCCATTTGcgttatttccatttttcattaaaatgttattattgCGATTTACAATATACATCAAATTATCTTGATTAGCATAATTTGCCATATCTGAAATTCcagatatattattatcattatttatatatccatttttttgcATTTGCATCTTGAAAGCAAGAtcatctaaatttatattttcaactatcatattattttttttgttatttttgttatgcatatttatttccataatattatttccattattataactacctttattattattgtcaccaaaattaatattacaTTTTCCTTTAGGGTCctgatttatataatttcctCCATTTTGTGAATCCAAATTATTCATTAGAATGTTAaagtttttattaatattagttagattttttaaatttaaagaatTGTTTAAATCTCcttttgatattatattcattattttattaaattcatATTTAGCAAAATTGTttctattataattttcaattattgtattataaccattattaaaattattattcatataatcTAATactctattattttttttatcattttcattttttactaGTTTATCTGATTCGAcatcatatatacaatttcgaattctttcattattttcaaaaacaTAATTTGATGGGCTTCCTTTTTCACTTTCATTAAATCCTCTATTATTATCGCTAAGGATTTGGTAACCATTTTTTCTTAGATCATTATAATTGGCTAGATTGGCCGGATTGGCT
This sequence is a window from Plasmodium yoelii strain 17X genome assembly, chromosome: 1. Protein-coding genes within it:
- a CDS encoding 60S ribosomal protein L39, putative, with translation MGSIKTFRLKQRLGKCKKQNRPVPHWYRLRKDTKIRYNTKRRHWRRTKLGL